Within the Devosia lucknowensis genome, the region AAGGCGATCGCGGCGCACCTCTGATCCCATGACGCCGACCCGGCACCTGCTTTTCGGAATGCTGCTCACCGCGGCGGCAGGCTTTCTCGATTCGATCGGCTTTATCGAACTGGGTGGCTATTATGTCTCGTTCATGAGCGGCAACACGACCCAGGGCGGTACGGCTTTGGTGGAAGGACACGTCTCCGTCGTCCTTCTTTCTTTGGCTTTGGTAGCCCTCTTCTTCGTGGGCGCCCTGGTCGCCAATCTACTAGCTCTGGTCGACTTGCGCTGGGGACAGGTCTATGCCAGTGCGGCCGTGATGCTGGGCGTGGCCACAACGCTTGTTCTCACGCTGGCGGGACTGCCTCCATCCCAGACGATGCTGGTTCTGGCGGCCACCGCCGGCGCTCAGAATGCCGTTCTCGCGGCCAAGGGAAGCGTTCGCCTCGGCGCCACCTTTGTCACCGGTACGCTTTACACCGCAGCGCAGGACCTTGCCTTTGCGTTGCGCGGCCGCGCGCCGTTCGGGCGTTGGCTCCAGCATATGCTGATATGGCTCAGCCTGCTGGCTGGCGCCGCTTTCGGCGCGCTTGCCTATGGCACATTGGACATCTTCGCCCTTGTGATGCCGTTGGTAGTCTATGGGGCCTTCACTATTGGCCATGTCGTCGCCGCCCCGCGCCCCTGATCACCGCCTTTTCTATTCCGTACAAAGCGGTAGTGTCCTCCCATTGGGAGGGAACCGCTATGTCCAGAATTCTTGTCCATGTCACTGTGGGGCCATCTGACCCCACCAAGGCCGCTCTGGCCTTCTTGATCGCTCGCACGGTGGTGACAGAGGGGCATCAGCTGGCGCTGTTCGTTGCGGGCGATGGCGTTCACCTGCTGACGGCGGAGGTCGCAGCCAAAACCGAAGGGTTGGGCACCGGCAAGCTGATGGAGCATCTCGATGCGCTCAATGCTGCCGATGGCGCGGAGATCTATTTTTCGGGCATGTCCGCCAAGGCGCGAAATATCACCGCCGATCAGATCGTCCTCAAGGGTGCGCAACCCGCCATGCCGCCGAAGCTGGTGCAGTTGACCGCCGATTGCGACAGGGTCCTCTGCTACTAGGCGTCTCTGGTGGTCGTCGCCGAACCGCAACAGACGAAAAGGCCCGGATCGCTCCGGGCCTTTCTCTTAGCTCTTGTCCACGGAAGCCTTGGGCTTCTTCGGCTTCGGGAGCGCCTTGGGCTTTGCTGGCCGCGGCGGCACCGCCACCAGTTCCAGCTTGGCTTCCGAGCCCTCGCCGACGACCGCAACGGTTACCGAGCCACCATTGACCAGTTCGCCGAACAGCACCTGGTCCGCCAGTGGCTTCTTGACGTGCTCCTGGATCACCCGGCCAAGCGGCCGCGCACCCATGCGTTCGTCATAGCCGTGCTCGGCAAGCCAGTCTGCTGCCTCCGGCGTCAGGTTGATCGTGACGCCGCGTTCGGCCAGCTGGCCCTCGAGCTGCAGCACGAATTTCTCGACGACGCGACGCACGACTTCGCGCGGCAGCGGCGCGAACGAGATGATCGCATCGAGCCGGTTGCGGAACTCTGGCGAGAACGTGCGGTTGATCGCCTCCTCGTCATCGCCCTTTTCGCGCTTGCGACCGAAGCCGATCGGCGAGCGAGCGAGTTCGGAAGCACCGACATTCGACGTCATGATCAGGATGACATTGCGGAAGTCCACCGCCTTGCCGTTGTGATCTGTCAGCTTGCCGTGGTCCATCACCTGCAACAGAACGTTGTAGAGATCGGGATGCGCCTTCTCGATTTCGTCGAGCAGCACGACGCAGTGCGGATGCTGGTCGACGCCATCGGTCAGCAAGCCACCCTGGTCGAAGCCGACATAACCCGGAGGGGCACCAATGAGACGGCTGATCGTGTGCCGCTCCATGTATTCCGACATGTCGAACCGCAGCAGCTCCACGCCGAGTGTGTCGGCGAGTTGCTTGGCCACTTCGGTCTTGCCCACGCCGGTCGGACCGGTGAAGAGATAGGAGCCGATCGGCTTTTCCGGTTCACGCAGGCCCGCGCGCGCCAACTTGATCGCCGAAGACAGCGCCGTAATGGCATCGTCCTGGCCGAACACCACGGTCCTGAGACTGGTTTCGAGGCCCGACAGCAGTTCCGCATCGGACTTCGACACTGACTTGGGTGGAATGCGGGCAATAGACGCGATCGTCGTCTCGATATCCTCGACGTCGATCACCGTCTTGCGCTCGCCTTCCGGCAGCAGCTTCTGGCTGGCGCCGGTCTCGTCGATCACGTCGATCGCCTTGTCGGGCAGCTTGCGGTCGGTGATGTACCGGGCGCTGAGCTCCACCGCCGCCTTGAGGGCGTCGTCGGTATAGGTCACCTTGTGGAACTCTTCGAAATACGGCTTCAGCCCCTTCACGATCTCGATGGCATCGGGAACGGTCGGTTCGTTGACGTCGATCTTCTGGAAGCGACGGACCAGAGCCCGATCCTTCTCGAAGAACTGCCTATATTCCTTGTAGGTGGTCGAACCGATGCAGCGGATCGCGCCGGAAGCCAGAGCAGGCTTCAGCAGGTTCGAGGCATCGAGCGCACCGCCCGAAGTAGCGCCGGCGCCGATCATGGTGTGGATCTCGTCGATGAAGAGCACTGCATTGGGCATCTTCTCGAGTTCCTTCATCACTGCCTTGAGACGCTCTTCGAAGTCGCCGCGATAGCGTGTGCCGGCCAGCAATGCGCCCATGTCGAGTGCATAGATGACAGCCTCCTGCAGAACCTCGGGCACGTCGCCCTCGATGATCTTGCGCGCCAGGCCTTCGGCGATGGCCGTCTTGCCCACGCCGGCATCACCCACATAGAGCGGATTGTTCTTGGAGCGGCGGCAGAGCACCTGAATGGTGCGGCGCAACTCCGCATCGCGGCCGATCAGGGGGTCGATCTTGCCTTGGCGGGCCTTCTCGTTGAGGTTGACGCAGAAGTCGGCCAGGGCCGAGCTCTTCTTGGCCTCCGGTCCGCCCTCGGCATGGCCTTCGCCATCCTCGGCGCCGCGCACCTTGCGCTCCTCGCTCGGGCCCGACTTGGTGATGCCGTGCGAAATGAAATTGACCGCGTCCAGCCGGCTCATGTCTTGCTGTTCGAGGAAATAGGCGGCATGGCTTTCGCGCTCGGCGAAAATGGCGACGAGCACGTTGGCGCCGGTAACCTCTTCCCGACCGGACGACTGCACATGGATGACCGCGCGCTGGATCACGCGCTGGAATGCGGCAGTTGGGCGCGCATCCTGGCCATTCTGGACCACGAGGCTGTCCAGTTCTTCATTGATGAAATCTTCGAGGTCGCTCTTGAGGGCGTCGATGTCGACGTCGCAGCCTGTCAACACCGCGACGGTGTCGCGGTCGTCGGTCAGGGCCAGAAGCAGGTGCTCGAGGGTGGCAAACTCATGGTTGCGCTCACGGGCCAGGTTCATCGCCTGGTGCAGGGCCTTTTCGAGTCCGCGCGAAAATGAGGGCATATGATGTTCCTACTGTTTTTCCATCACGCATTGCAGCGGATGCTGGTTCTTGCGTGCCGTATCCATGACGCGGGTCACCTTGGTCTCGGCCACCTCGTATGGATATACGCCGCACTCACCCACCCCCTTTTGGTGAACGTGCAGCATGATCTGCATGGCGTCTTCGCGTGACTTGTTGAAGACGTCCTGCAGGACCAGGACGACGAATTCCATCGGCGTGTAGTCGTCGTTCAGGAGCAGCACCCGGTAAAGGTTCGGGCGCTTGGTTTTGGGACGCGTCTTGGTCACCGTCCCGGTTTCGAAATCCGTATCGTTCCCGCCTGGGCGACGGCCATCGTCGTCCTTGGGGCCGGCAACGATGCTCGGCGGCACCGTCGGCGGGCTCTCGGATGTCGGCATGGCATTGGGCAGAAGGGGAGTAGAGGTCATTGTGGTCGCACTGTCGCGGGGAGGAAACGAAGCAGTTGGTTGGACCCATTATGTAGGCAAAAACCACGCGGTGTTAAGGGCAATCCAATCCCGAAAGTGTGAGTGCAGCCAAGGGTGCGCCAACGTTAGCAATTTCACAGCATTGTCATGGTCATGCGTGACATCCTGTGGCCCGGACGCCGCTTTCTGACGAAATTTCGTTGCATTTTACGGATTCGTAACGGGGCGAAGCTAACTTCTTGAGAGGCTGGATTTTGTGGTTTGGGGACAACCGGATCCTGCTGCGTCGAACAGGTTGAGTACGGGCAGAAAGCCCGATTAAGTAATTGGAGTACCGGGTGATTTCCCTGGCAAAGACCCCCTGGCGCACCGCATTTTTCCGCGCCGCCGCTGCTGTCCTTGTGGCCCTCACCGTCAGCCTCTCGGCTGCGACCCATGCGCAGGCCATCGAGAACCTCCGCAAATATGCCGGCATCGTCGTCGATGCCAAGACCGGCAGCGTCCTCTACGAAGATCAAGCAGATTCAAGGCGTTACCCGGCGTCCGTCGCCAAGGTGATGACGCTTTACGTCCTCTTTCAGGAACTGCAGGCTGGCAATCTCAGCCTGTCTTCCAAAATGACGGTGTCGCGGCACGCCGCCTCGGCCGTCCCCACCAAGCTCGGCCTGCGCGCTGGCTCGACCATTTCGGTAGAAGACGCCATCAAGTCGCTGGTTACCCTTTCGGCCAACGACATGGCCCGCGTTATTGCCGAGCATATTTCCGGTTCGGAATCCAAATTCGCCGAGCGCATGACTGCCACGGCCCGAGCCATGGGCATGCGCAACACCACCTACCGCAACGCGTCGGGTCTTCCGGATGGCGGCCAGGTAACGACCGTGCGCGATCAGGCAATCCTGGGCATCGCCGTATACCAGCATTTCCCGCAGTACTATTCCTTCTTCCAGACCACGTCCTTCCGCTATAACGGCAAGACCTACGGCAACCACAACCGCGTTCTGGGCTATATGGGCGCCGTTGACGGCATCAAAACCGGCTACATCAACGCCGCCGGTTCGAACCTCCTCACCGCCGCCCGCAAAGATAACCGCCACATCGTCATCGTGGCCTTCGGCTTCAACTCCGCGGCTTCGCGCGACGAGAAGGTGCGCCAGCTCGTGGCCAACTACCTCGATAAGGGTCGTCGCGGCGACTACTTGCAGACCGCCATGGTTCCGGTGCCGGGGCGCCAGGGTAACACCCAGTTTGCGCTGGCCCAGCCGCGCAAGCCCACTTTCGTCATGCCCACGCCCATGCCCGACTTCCGCCTTGCGGCGCTCGTCGCTGGTAACGGAGCCCAGCCGCAGCCCCAGGTCGCCGTCGCCTCGGCGGCTCCAGTCGCCCTGCCGACACCGGCCCCGGCTGATCTTGGCCTGTCGCCTGCTGTCCAGGCCGCCAATGTCCTGGCAGCACCGACCCAGGCAGCACCAAACTATAGCCAGGATGTCATAGGCGCTTGGCTCAGCGAAACCTACAATCTCGGCGCACCTCCGGCAGCACTCGGCCAGACGGCACCGTCCACGCCACTGCTCCCGCCGGGCAGCGTCAATGGCGGCACCAGTGATGCTGCCGACCAGCCAGTCGACCTGATGCATTCCGGTTCGGTTGCCGATGCCGCTTCCATCGGTGGTTGGATCGTCCAGATCGGCGCCGGCCCGTCCGAAGACAGTGCGCGCGCTATGCTGTCCGACGCGGCCGGCAAGGTCGGCTCGCTCGGAGACTTCCGCTCCTATGTCGAACCCTTCGAGAAGAACGGTCAGAAGTTCTTCCGTGCTCGGTTCGTCGGCTTTGGCGACCGCGATGCGGCGACCAACATGTGCAATCACCTCAAGGCCCAGGACATGGCGTGCCTGGCGATGCAGGGCTGATACGACACCGTGGAGCGGCGGGTAAACCGCCGTCCACACGGGTCCAGCGGGCCCGAAGCAGGTAAGCGGCGCGTATTGCCGCTCCTTGGAATGCAATTGGTGCTTGTGTTTGGAGTAGCCCAATGAGTGAGCGCAACGCTCTTATCGAACTGGCCAATTTCGTCGGCCGTTCGCCTCTTGCCTCGCCGGATATGCGCGTGCGCAACAAAGCGCTGTCTGGCATGACCGATCGGATTCTGCCGCGTCAGAAGCGCTCGGTGGGCGATCTGCTAGCGGTGGTAATGGCCCTCTCGGCCCGCACCCGGCGCATGGCGCAGGACCCCGCCCATGTGGAAGTCGATGTCTTTGCGCCAGGTGGAAAGCGGGCGTTGAGAATGACCTTCGGTCGTGAATAATGAAAATGCCCGGTAGCGATACCGGGCATTTTCTTTGGAGCTAGACGAGCGCCACGATTGTCTTGCGCTTCCACACGAACTGATACCAGGCAGCCTGCAATATCAGCATCATCGTGAAACTCGCCGCATAGGCGACCCAGATCCCCGTCAGCCCCAGGCTCGTCTGGCTGAGCCAGATGGCGCCGGGAAGCTCGATCAGGAGGATGCAGGCAAGCGACAGCAGCATCGGCGCGTAGACCGTACCGCTAGCGCGCATGATGCCCGAGAACACGACGCTCCAGCCGAAGCACAGGATGCTCCACAGCACTACGTGCAAAAGCGTCTCCGTCAAATCGACAACGGACGGGTCGGTGATGAACAATGCCACCACGTGCTGGCTGAAAAGATAGGCGAGCACGATCAATCCACCGGTGATGATGAGGTTCAGCACGAGGGCAGTCTTGGTGATTTCGCCCAGCTGGTCGTTACGGCGGGCACCGATCGCCTGCGCCGCGAAGATCGATGCGGCGATGCCGATCGACATGGCCGGAAACTGCACATAGCTCATAACCTGCCCCAGCGCGCCGTAGGCCGCAGTCGCGTCGGATCCAAACCGATTGACAAGTCCGACCACCACGATGCCGGCGATGGACGAAATGACCATCTGCAACCCCGCGGGGATGCCAAGCTTCAGGATGAGGCCCAGAAGCTTGAAGTCGGGGCGCAACACCGCGCCGAGCAGCACGCCGTCGGGTGCCAGCGGCATGTTGCGCGCCCGCATGTAGACGAAGAGAAAAATAAGGACCGTGGCAAATCCGGCGATCATTGCCCAAGCTGCCGCGTCGACACCGAGCTGCGGCAAACCGAACCATCCCTGGATCAGCGCCGGCGTGACCAGCAGGCTCACCACCATAGACATGATCAAGGAAAACAGCGGCGTGATCGTGTCCCCGACCCCGCGAAGCACCGACGTGACAACGAGAAACAGGAAGAACCCGGGCATTCCGATCAACACGATTCGCGCGTAGCCCACGGCAAGGTGGCGAATGTTCTCTGGCGCTCCCAGAACGGTCATGATCTGCTCGGTGAAGAGCCCGCCACCAATCGCCACGACAAGTCCAAGGACAAAAGCCGTCGCCAATGTCGTGCCGGTGACCTGCTTGACCTTGTCGATGTTTTTTGCGCCCCAGGCCTGGCCGATCAGAATAGTGGAGCCGGCCGAGAGCCCGATGATGAAACTCATCAGGAAGAACAGGATCGGGAAAAATGTGGCCGTCGCGGCGAGGGCTTCCACGCCGATCATCTGACCGACATAGATCGAGTTGATCGTTCCCGACAGTGCCTGGAGGATGTTGGACGCCATCAGCGGAACGAGGAAGAGGGCAAACCGCTGCCATAGCGGCCGGGTGGAATGGGGGTTCATGCGAACGCTCCGGGAACTGCATCAATGGGCTCGTCACGGCTCTGGCCCAGGACCGGAAGATCACGTTTCGCGATGCGGCCGGAGGGACCAATTCACAC harbors:
- the clpA gene encoding ATP-dependent Clp protease ATP-binding subunit ClpA, with amino-acid sequence MPSFSRGLEKALHQAMNLARERNHEFATLEHLLLALTDDRDTVAVLTGCDVDIDALKSDLEDFINEELDSLVVQNGQDARPTAAFQRVIQRAVIHVQSSGREEVTGANVLVAIFAERESHAAYFLEQQDMSRLDAVNFISHGITKSGPSEERKVRGAEDGEGHAEGGPEAKKSSALADFCVNLNEKARQGKIDPLIGRDAELRRTIQVLCRRSKNNPLYVGDAGVGKTAIAEGLARKIIEGDVPEVLQEAVIYALDMGALLAGTRYRGDFEERLKAVMKELEKMPNAVLFIDEIHTMIGAGATSGGALDASNLLKPALASGAIRCIGSTTYKEYRQFFEKDRALVRRFQKIDVNEPTVPDAIEIVKGLKPYFEEFHKVTYTDDALKAAVELSARYITDRKLPDKAIDVIDETGASQKLLPEGERKTVIDVEDIETTIASIARIPPKSVSKSDAELLSGLETSLRTVVFGQDDAITALSSAIKLARAGLREPEKPIGSYLFTGPTGVGKTEVAKQLADTLGVELLRFDMSEYMERHTISRLIGAPPGYVGFDQGGLLTDGVDQHPHCVVLLDEIEKAHPDLYNVLLQVMDHGKLTDHNGKAVDFRNVILIMTSNVGASELARSPIGFGRKREKGDDEEAINRTFSPEFRNRLDAIISFAPLPREVVRRVVEKFVLQLEGQLAERGVTINLTPEAADWLAEHGYDERMGARPLGRVIQEHVKKPLADQVLFGELVNGGSVTVAVVGEGSEAKLELVAVPPRPAKPKALPKPKKPKASVDKS
- the clpS gene encoding ATP-dependent Clp protease adapter ClpS — translated: MPTSESPPTVPPSIVAGPKDDDGRRPGGNDTDFETGTVTKTRPKTKRPNLYRVLLLNDDYTPMEFVVLVLQDVFNKSREDAMQIMLHVHQKGVGECGVYPYEVAETKVTRVMDTARKNQHPLQCVMEKQ
- a CDS encoding YoaK family protein, with the translated sequence MTPTRHLLFGMLLTAAAGFLDSIGFIELGGYYVSFMSGNTTQGGTALVEGHVSVVLLSLALVALFFVGALVANLLALVDLRWGQVYASAAVMLGVATTLVLTLAGLPPSQTMLVLAATAGAQNAVLAAKGSVRLGATFVTGTLYTAAQDLAFALRGRAPFGRWLQHMLIWLSLLAGAAFGALAYGTLDIFALVMPLVVYGAFTIGHVVAAPRP
- a CDS encoding serine hydrolase encodes the protein MISLAKTPWRTAFFRAAAAVLVALTVSLSAATHAQAIENLRKYAGIVVDAKTGSVLYEDQADSRRYPASVAKVMTLYVLFQELQAGNLSLSSKMTVSRHAASAVPTKLGLRAGSTISVEDAIKSLVTLSANDMARVIAEHISGSESKFAERMTATARAMGMRNTTYRNASGLPDGGQVTTVRDQAILGIAVYQHFPQYYSFFQTTSFRYNGKTYGNHNRVLGYMGAVDGIKTGYINAAGSNLLTAARKDNRHIVIVAFGFNSAASRDEKVRQLVANYLDKGRRGDYLQTAMVPVPGRQGNTQFALAQPRKPTFVMPTPMPDFRLAALVAGNGAQPQPQVAVASAAPVALPTPAPADLGLSPAVQAANVLAAPTQAAPNYSQDVIGAWLSETYNLGAPPAALGQTAPSTPLLPPGSVNGGTSDAADQPVDLMHSGSVADAASIGGWIVQIGAGPSEDSARAMLSDAAGKVGSLGDFRSYVEPFEKNGQKFFRARFVGFGDRDAATNMCNHLKAQDMACLAMQG
- a CDS encoding MATE family efflux transporter, which codes for MNPHSTRPLWQRFALFLVPLMASNILQALSGTINSIYVGQMIGVEALAATATFFPILFFLMSFIIGLSAGSTILIGQAWGAKNIDKVKQVTGTTLATAFVLGLVVAIGGGLFTEQIMTVLGAPENIRHLAVGYARIVLIGMPGFFLFLVVTSVLRGVGDTITPLFSLIMSMVVSLLVTPALIQGWFGLPQLGVDAAAWAMIAGFATVLIFLFVYMRARNMPLAPDGVLLGAVLRPDFKLLGLILKLGIPAGLQMVISSIAGIVVVGLVNRFGSDATAAYGALGQVMSYVQFPAMSIGIAASIFAAQAIGARRNDQLGEITKTALVLNLIITGGLIVLAYLFSQHVVALFITDPSVVDLTETLLHVVLWSILCFGWSVVFSGIMRASGTVYAPMLLSLACILLIELPGAIWLSQTSLGLTGIWVAYAASFTMMLILQAAWYQFVWKRKTIVALV
- a CDS encoding DsrE family protein, which produces MSRILVHVTVGPSDPTKAALAFLIARTVVTEGHQLALFVAGDGVHLLTAEVAAKTEGLGTGKLMEHLDALNAADGAEIYFSGMSAKARNITADQIVLKGAQPAMPPKLVQLTADCDRVLCY